The genomic DNA ACCAGATTTTAGGAACTCAAAAGGTGGCCTTTGATGACCGCGAAGTCGCCTCGGCGGTGCTGAGGAAGCTGGAACAACACAGCGACGGACAGGCGTAAATGATACAAGCACGGCACATGGATTGGACGGTGTCCGACATTCAGGCAGCCACTCAGGGCCATTTGGTATGCGGGAATCCCGCCCTTCGGTTTTCCGAAATCGGCATTGATTCACGGACCTTGGCTTCCGGCGCCTTTTTTGTTGCGATTGCCGGCCAAACCCATGACGGTCACCAATTTGCCGAAAGCGTCATTCAAAGGGGTTGCCGAGGGGTGCTTCTCCAGGCGAACCAGGTCAACCGGATGCCGATTGAAGCATGGCAAGCAGCGCAGGTTGTCTGCATCAGCGTTGCCGACACCACCCAGGCGCTCGGAGATTTGGCCGCTTATCACCGAAAGCGAGCCGGTGTAGGTGTTGTGGCCATAACCGGGTCAAACGGCAAGACCTCCACGCGCGAGATGACGGCTTTCGTGGTGGCGGAGAAATTCAACACGCTAACCACGATGAAAAACTTTAATAATGAAATCGGATTGCCCCTGACGCTTTTCCGATTGACTGCCGGCCACGAGTGGGTGGTGGCGGAGCTGGGGATGAATCACCCCGGTGAAATACGGCGGCTTGGCGCTATTTGCCGCCCAAATATCGGTGTCATTACCAATATCGGCCCGGCGCATCTCGAAAATCTCGGGTCTCTGAACGGGGTCATGGCGGCCAAAGGGGAACTGCTGGAAGCCATTGAGCCGAAGGGGACTGCTGTGTTGAACGCGGATGACCCGAGATGCCTGAA from Desulfobacterales bacterium includes the following:
- the murF gene encoding UDP-N-acetylmuramoyl-tripeptide--D-alanyl-D-alanine ligase gives rise to the protein MIQARHMDWTVSDIQAATQGHLVCGNPALRFSEIGIDSRTLASGAFFVAIAGQTHDGHQFAESVIQRGCRGVLLQANQVNRMPIEAWQAAQVVCISVADTTQALGDLAAYHRKRAGVGVVAITGSNGKTSTREMTAFVVAEKFNTLTTMKNFNNEIGLPLTLFRLTAGHEWVVAELGMNHPGEIRRLGAICRPNIGVITNIGPAHLENLGSLNGVMAAKGELLEAIEPKGTAVLNADDPRCLKLADHVSHEVLLFGLSEAAHIRAVNLREKGRATAFTLQLPEAKLNVELNAPGRFMVSNALAAAAVGVRLGISPEGIKSGLERFKAVSGRATVLDTAAGIYVIDDTYNANPGSMAAAIAMLATLGKGARCFLAVGDMLELGPQAAALHREIGEQAARAGLYRIGATGQFATDLADGALAGGMAPAGIVVGTRQELLADFKQQLTSGDWVLVKGSRSMAMESISNDLVAWAGGPATPKPTAG